TCACCCATATTTGGGACATCGGCATGTAAGCGTTGATCTCTTCTGTAAAGGTTAAAAAGAAATCAGCTAGGAGGAAAGTGAACAGCGAGTAAGCGGCATTTTCAAAGTCAGTCAATTGGATCTCCAACGGTCTGAACTCGACTCTCCACCCAAGTTTATCTTTGTTTTCAGGGACGGATTCTTGAGTTGGTGGTTTCAAACGCAAAGTTTGCCAATTAGTGCTTTGAATgttttcaaaatggtttGTCGAGTTTTGGTTGTCCTGCTGAATGCTTTCCTGGAAGATGACCAACGGGTCTCTAATGTACAAGTGCGCGAAATGTCTCGCCAAGTCGTAGTCCAGCGGAGCAATATGGTTTTCCTGCAATCTGCTTAAAACCTTTTCATTCACAGGTACATCGGTATCGTTATAACTACGCTTGAAAAACTTATTACCGCCCAAAAACAGATCAACTGTGCTATATCTTGACTTAGGAATACGCTGCACCTTATCATGTAACTCTGGTGCTATGGCTCCAAACCCGCCTTTATTGCATTTTGGCAGCAAGGGCTCGACGCCGCGCTCCCTAGGAGTACGGTCGTCTACAGCGTCCGAGATAACGCTCCAACGCACATCCTGATCAGCCAACCATCCTTTGAAGATGGGAGATGCTGCCGAGGCTGCCATCAGCACGGGGGCGAAATTTGCCAACGAATCGTACAGGTAACGCGCTTTATCAAGATTAGGCGCCTGGAAGGTTGTCTGCAAACAACTACAGCCCATTCCGAAACCCATCGAGTCCATGTAGATATAGCCCGGTCTCGCAGCCAGCTCGGACTCTGCGTCCTCTCGCGGGAACCAATCCCGCCTATAAACAGTATCGTCCGCGTCCGGAGTCTTCTCGTCCTTGTACATCGGAACGTGGATACACACTTTTTCGCCGCGCCGTGTtctgatgttcttggtCAGAGTAGGGAATCTTATATGCCTGTTGATCACTTCGTCAGGCAGAAACAGCGAGCAGGACGCCATATTCTTGTGGTCCCACGGACTCGCAACGTTAATCGAGTCCGGACACCCCATCCGAGGAAACGTCGCCAGGGTCAGAATACCAAACCGTCCAGACTCGCCCTTTGCAAGTCGGTCGTACGCCATGCCGGCGACAACGCGCCTCTGCCGCATATTAAACTCCACATACTTGCCGGGATAGCCCTTGAACGGAGCGTTCGGCGTCGCTTCAAGCATAAATCTGCCGTACTCCGGGTGAAAATGCACATTGTGAGCTACACAGAGCGCATAATCGTCCGTGTTAAGCGCTGTGAGCACTTCATCATGCCTAACGTCCAGCGTGGCGTTCTTGCCAAAGTCGTCAAACTCGATCATCATGTACTCAACCTCATCCCCCCAGTACAACGGATCTCCATCTCTTCTGGACGCCGCCTTAAACACATACAGCAACTGCTCAATCCCATCATCTCTAACGTCCTCGTTGTGTTTTCTCGACTCCAAATACTCCAAAGGCGTCCCCAGCGACAGCAGACccattttgaaatttcacaATCCGGAAGATCTCGGTCCCAAACCAACTTCAATCGCCGCAAACAattcaattgatccaaTTACGTCTCAGCTCGATCTCAACACACCTCGCCTTACATCCTGCCGTTATATAAGCCTTCACCATCGTTACTTTCATAGGCGAAACCCTCTGCAACACCTTGCCGTGCGATGGCTCCAGCAATTGTGGCGTGTCATGTGATGTTCATTACTAAGCAGTGAATCTAAAAGTTGCAAACTAGCAAGCCTGGCAACCTCTCGAGAGCCCTGCTGGGGTCCTCGGGACGTATTTATAACACTGTTTAACAGACTGAACCGTTACGAGTCTGTTTCCCGCTGGCGCTGTCTTGTCTTGTCGCTGTTCATGGGCGCCATCGACAAGACGGTTCTCTTCCGGCCGGTCGGGGCCCGTGCTTTTTGCAGCCGCAATTAGGTCGCCTGCAGTCTTGGCTTTCGTAATATTGTCCCTGTAGTGCGggaagaattgaagcaCCGCTCTACGCGCTGTTGTAGATCGAAGAGCGTAAGACCGGAGGCTTTGCCAGCAGACAGCTGGTACGGCCCCGGATCAGTCTTGCGAGACGGCTTGAGCCGCTTTTTGAGCAACGCGAGTGTTGGCTCGAGATAGAAAGAACGGCTAGAGGCACCGTTAGGGCTCGCTTGCTGCGAGCAGCATATACTGGTGACCGTGAGGGCCGTGTGGATGGAATATACGGTGCATGTTGAATGCTTATCGTTCTCGATATAGCTCTGGGTTTTTTTGTATAGATTCGCATGAAATTCTTGGGCTTGATTTTTAAAGAAACTTCCTAAAGTAGAACTAACCAAAGATTCTTGATTAGACGGTAGCTGGGCAGACGTTGACGGGAAGGGTTCTTCAGTGGTGTAGAGATGAACTTCCTGTGGAAGAGCAAGTCCGACAGCTCGAAATCGCCGGTTGCAAAGAATAGCAAGCAGAATGGCGCTTCCGGGTTCTTTCCAGAGAACGAGATAGTGAGCTTCGAGCAGCCTAAGAAGTCATCTGGGACTCCGTACAGTCTGAAAGAGTTCCCTCGCATTGTTGAGCATCAGTTTGGGGAGAGTCTGGGCAATAGAACGAGACTTTTGCGGGAATTGGCGAATACAGAGACACTGGAGCTCGGTCCGCCAGATATGGTCCATGTAACTTTGTTTGACAACTTTTACAAGGAGGAGATTGGCGAGTATTTTTACATTACTGGGGTAGACATGTCTAGCGAGTCGATGCCGCttgccttcttgaagatgcTCAAATTTGACCGGAGCGAAAGGCAGCAGACGAATGAGAGCCAGGTCTCCACGTACTGCTGCGTCAACATCTTCAGACAGCTCGACATAAGGATAAGGTACGAATCGGAGAAGAGTTATCAAGTCAGCGCCGTGGATTGCCGCACGGGCACCGGCATTGTGCAGGTGAACGACGAGATCTGGGAGGAGACGTTTGTTAGTTGCTGTCTGCGAAGCGTTATCACGAATGTGGATCCAGTGAGGAAGCTGCCTGGTCTTGTAGAGTACCCTTTGGCTGTCTCACACGGCGGAGCGAGCAGTTGCCTAAGGCTTATAAGGACGCTGTGCAAATTCTTGCCGCGGTTCTTGGAATGCGGGTGGGATTCCTCGAGAAGCGTGCATCCTACTGTTTTACACAACTATTTGACGGAGACCCTATTGACGTTCTTGTCTGTAGCGCCAGGCCTGGCGGACCAGACGATCGAAATACTCGAAGCGCTGGAAGAGACAGATCCGGAAAATAAACTTTACTACTCGACTGTCATAATCGCTGTTATGGAGCAAGATGGAGAGCGGGATCTGGACATGATTTCGAGGATGAACGGGCTTATCGAGCCTCTGCTATCGCAACTTGATGCAGCAGCGCCGCGCGATAGCGATGCGCTCCTAGTCGTCAATTGCCTGTCAGAAATACTGAATTTACAGGCAAAATTCTTGATTAAGAGAGGAGATCTTGGGTTGGCTACGTCAGTCGCCAAAACTTCCTGCGAACTATCGTCAGACTCATTCGAATCATGGTTTTATCTCTCGAGATGCTATATTCTACAAGGTGACTATGAACGAGCCCTTATCACCATCAATTGCATGCCACATTTGCCTGAGTTCAATAAGATGAAGAGAGCTCTATGCTATGACCCCAGCTTAGTTGGATACTACAAGCGGCCGTTGGGCAACAGTGTCCCTCGCTGTGATTTGAACTCGGTTGAAATGAACAATTTAAGCGCTACTCTGAAGATATCGAAGGATGAAAAACTGCGTGAGATCATATTTGGCAGAATAGCTATGCCCAATGAGTCTGAGAGGGGCAGGATTTCCGAAATCTGGGATCAGGCTTGTCTGAACTTTGGTCCCGTTTATGGCCCGCATTCTCATAATCTGATAAACTTTGCTTCTCCGACAGAGGTTAAATCTGTGGCTGACCTCAGGCTGCTAGCGCGAAGCACTATGGCGAAGCAGCTCAGCTGGTTTCGCGACCGAGTCTATGAGCTGCTGATGGAGATTACAACCAAGACGGGCTGGAACGGATTGTTGCAGCTAAGGTCGAAGCTATTTGTGATGGAGAAAGAGTATGATGGCGATGGCTTGGCCAAGATAGGCGCTGGAGATAAAATGTCAACTGGGCTGAAAAAGAAGAGGCTATGCGAGAGATGGTTGGATCAACTGTTCCTTGATCTGTATGAGGATCTACGAATCAGCACGTCCTCGGAAGGTCGCGGCGACGTTATGTACAACGGTTTGGAATGGGAACTCCTGGGAATAATCCTGCTGAGAACGTGGCAGTGGCAAGACGCCGTAACGTGTTTAACAACGAGTATCATGGCACGCTTTGACATAGTGAGTTGTAGAAAGCTACTCGAACTATACATGAGACGCACCGATACCGTGACGATTTCCTTCGATCCTGATACTATCCTCGAGCTCCTCACTCAGAAGATCTCGTACGAGTCACGATTTTACGACAATTTCCAGATACTGAACCTACAAGTACTCTACAGGCTAAGTGAAGACCTTGGAATCGAGATAGTACGAAACAGAGTGAAGATCCTACCGTTTGCCGAGAGAGGTATCATAGCCCTGGTTGAATCCATGCTAGACTGGATAAAGGAGATGGGCTGTGACTCAAGATAGTACAACCGACATGCCACACAGcgaatttttcagctctaTCAGGCGTGCCGTTTCTACCAAATGCAAGAGTCTTACCAAGAAATACGACTAGAATCAAGTCCAGAGAAGTGAATACATTTATTTTCAATTCCCAACAGGCCACCCAGCTAGACGATACCGGCCTCTTGGCAACAGCCTATACGGTTCACCTCTTGTTCGATATCAGTAGGACTATCTTATTACCCTGCATgttggaaaattttctacgttgatttttttcttcaacattATGTACTAAGTAACGTGGTTAAGCATCGAAGTGCACAGCATATACGCCTAGGCATTCTAAGGTTCTGGCGACTTTCGGAGACTTTGAGTTGCTGAAGAGGTTCCATCTTTATTGGAAAATAAGCAGTTTTATCTGGAGTAGTAATTTTACTGGTTCCAGAGCTGCATTCCACCGGTAAAAGTTTTAGAAAACTGAATCTGTCCGGAAAGTGGTGAAGGGTGCTGGCCCTTCGATTTGATTAGAAGGGATAACCTTGAGAATTGAAAACTTTTTGGGATGTCGGGTTCTTTTTGGAAGTTTGGTCAGGATTACTCAACCGAATCCGCGATTTCGAAGCTCCTGAACAAAGCATTTATAAAGATTTCTGAGGAGAATCGATCAGAAAATGAGGAAATGGCAAGGGGTTTAAGCTATGAGAGGCGAGGAGAGGCAGCGGATGcgaatgatgaagatttgcGTGAAAGTCGGGGGAAGGAGGGACTATCGCAGACCGAAGGATGCGAACataacgaggaagaagggCAAGTGttggatgacgaggaggaagaagaggatggGGAAGGCCACAACAGCATTCTGGGGAGATCCGATGACAATATCGAGGATAATGAATTTAGTCAAAACTCTCTTCCTACGAACGAAGCTGCTTATGCCATCTACGCACCGAATCTAGACGTTCTGGATGAATTGttggatgacgaggaaCTTTACACCGAGCTGATGTGCtcaaatttcaagcttctgATATATCTAAAGTATCCAGAAGTGCTGGGGAAACTGATAGATTATGTGATTAACCAGAATATCGCCGAGGAAAATCGTGAAGGTCCGGTTCTTCCGGAAGAAATTAGCGGTGATCCCGTTATCCTCCAGGAGCTAGAACAAccaaagcagaagaaagctgatgaagagcatgaagaagaagccagGAAAGAGATCGACAGTGCTTCTGAAGTGTCTGAAGAGACTAGCCTGACATTGCCACCGGAATCTGAGGAGCAGATAGAGTCAAGAAGGGCTTGCATGGCTGCCGAAATCCTCTCTGCTGACGTTTGGCCCATATCTTCGGCCATAATGGAGAATGCAGATTTACTTTCGAAACTTTGGTCTATAATGGACCATTCGCCCCTAACTATCGTTGCTTCGACATACTTTATGAAGATAAACGAACGGCTTCTAGATATGGACATTACCAGTATGATGGACTTCATCCTGAAGCAGCAAAACATTGTGGAGAGGTTTCTGGCCCACGTTGCGAATCCACCCTTAATGGATTTTCTGCTGAAAGTCATATCGACAGATAAGCCAGACACACCGACCGGCATAATCGACACGCTAAAAAAGCAGGATCTTATACCAAAGCTTTTGGATCACCTAAACCCCGAGTACAGTACAGCTGTTCAATCGGCTGCAGGGGACTTTCTAAAAGCATTCGTGACGATCAGTGCCAATTCGAACAACGAGCTAGCATCAGGTATCGGACCTAACGAGTTGACTCGGCAATTAGTCTCTGAAGAAATGATGGAAAAGCTTATTAAAATCATGCTCAAAGGCGGCACTTCATTGAGCAATGGTGTTGGAATAATCATAGAACTTATAAGGAAAAACAATTCGGACTATGATTTTGTGCAGGTAATGTACACAACGTTAGAAACTCACCCTCCAAGCGATAGAGATCCTATTTATTTAGGTCACTTGGTGAAATTATTTGCCAGGTATATGCCTCTTTTTAAGGATATTTTGGTCCAGACAACATTGCCGCCATTAGAAACACCTTTTGGCAGTATCGAACCGCTtggttttgaaagatttaAGATATGTGAACTTGTCGCGGAATTACTGCATTGCTCGAACATGACGCTAATAAATGAGCCCAATGGTGAAAGCACAGTGCGCGAGCGTGACATTGCGAGAATCAAAGTATTACAATCCGAGAAAGTAAATGACTCTACTTATAATATGGAGGCACATAACGATGAGGAGTCAGAAACCAAGGAGCTGGATGAACAAATAGTAGCAAAGCTAAATTCTCTTCGGTTAGAGAGCGACGAAGGAGAGGTAATTAATAGTGAAACAGCTACGGAAGAAAGCGATGATACGGCCCAAGGAGAAAGTAATGATGTTGAGGTTCACTCTGAAGAATCATCCGATTCAGAAGTGACTGAAAAGTCACTTCGCGAGAATCCAATAGTGGGAGATCAGCTTAAAATTGCCTTACATGATACTGAAATCATATCTACTATCTTGGGAATGTTCTTCCGCTTTGCATGGAATAATTTCTTACACAATGTCGTATTTGATATCGTTcagcaaatcttcaatGGTCCACTTAAGACTGGTTATAACAGATTTTTGCTGGCAGATTTGCTAGTCCAGGCTAACATTACAAAGCTAATAATGGACGGAGACAAGAAGTGTGCCGATTATGAGAAGGAAACTGGTCTTCGATTGGGTTATATGGGTCATTTGACATTGATAGCTGAAGAAGTCGCTAAATTCTCCGCTTACGTTGAAGAGATGAAGGTGGTATTCAGTGATCCTGCAATTAGCGAGAGTCTCAATGAACCTTCGTGGAAAGAATATACAGAAACTGTCTTGGCAGAAACGAGGGAGAAATACAACACAGTCTTGGGAGATTTTgccgatgacgaagaagaggaagaaaatccagatGACTCTATCAATGAGCATGATGCAGATGAGGAGGCAGTCATACAAGAAAACTACAATGATCAACAAGGTGGCCTAAATGGCTTGAAATCTTATAGGAGTTTTCTAGAATCAGCCCATGAGGGTGATGATGCAGAACGCAACGATCTCGAGGGGTCCAGATATTACGAGTACATCAATGGCGATGGCACCAAATCGAGGCTACACTTGGATCCTTCTGTCGATTACGACGTACCAGAAGAAGGCGCAGAGGAGCTGCTGCCCAACGAAGACTGTCCCGCCGACGATGATAATCAATTCAGCAATTACATGTCACATCAGTTGGGCAGGAATTTCACTGGAAGTACCCACTATGATGACGATGGATTCGCcgatgatcaagaagaagaagaagaagaagaagaggaagaagaagcagaagggGAAGAGGAGCCGTGGGCTGCGGCCTCTAGCGCTTTTTCTCTCAACGGAAAATCAAGGAGATCATTACCGTCCAAGGCAGAAACATACGGTAAGAATGTTTTTGAGCACCAGTTCGAACTagaaggagaagatgaCTACATGGACCCGAATGACGATGGCCAGTCATACGCCAAGCCCAACCACCCGCTATACAGCAATTTAATAACACCCACCACGTCGCACAGGCCAGGCGAAGCACTGTACAGTAAGGATGAAGCCGAGGATGACATCAGCGATGATAGCGACGCAGAACTAGAAGAGATGGGCAGCCATGGAGACCTCAAGGGTACCTCCAGTGAAGGGGACTCCGAACATGGATATTCTCTCTGCAGGTCCACAAGCAAGGATAATCTTCCGTGGGACGAGTGCGAGCGAGACAGGCTTATGGAAGTGGTCAACTACAACAGACAACAAAACGCCGGTCAATGATCGCCGTCAAACCACTGCATTTAAACCTAATGAAATTCACGTGTAATCTCTGTTATATAAAATAATCTTCAATATTGGTTCAACCTCgagctttcaaaaacatTGAACTTCTGATTCAAGATGGGCAACATCAAAATGCCTTTGAAGAGTGGCAAAACGGcaatgccaagaaaagTTTCATCACCATTCCGTTTCTTACCGCTGTACAACTTCTTGTCAGCACTTTCCTGGGGATTTATACTGTACAATGTCGTTTCAATATTTCCTAAGGTCGGCCAACCGCAGTTCTACTCAGATACAAAGCAGTTTGTCACCTACATCCAATGTGGGGCTGTAATTGAGATTCTGAACTCGGCGTTAGGTATTGTCAGATCCCCATTGTTAACCACTTGTGCTCAAGTCGCCTCCAGATTACTCGTTGTGCTAGGTATCTTCCAATGTGTGCCAGACACTGAAGCTGCTAAAACCATTCTGTACGTCACATTGCTCACAGCATGGTCCATTACGGAAGTGGTCAGATATCTGTTCTACTTCTGTACACTCTGCTTCAAGAACGGGCCTCCTGTTCCTTTGACTTTTCTGAGATACAATCTATTCCTGGTCCTGTATCCTCTAGGTGTCGCAAGCGAACTGCTGATCATCCACTCAGCACTGCCTTTAGCAGAGTCGACCTATGGCGCTCCCTACAAGTGGGCCTTGATCGCTGGCATGCTAGCTTACGTTCCGGGATTTCCTGTTCTCTTTGGCCACATGTTAGcccaaagaaagaaagtTATGAAGTCATTGAGCAACGCCGGCTATGACAAGACTAAATGAGAGGCCAATTGACCGTTTACTACAGAAACTGAGCTTCTTTCGATTTGGAGCAATTGCATTGCTTAAAGCTCGCTGGAAGCCCAGAATAACTGTCTGAACGATCCCTGGttgatgagaaagatcACAAGCGATCCTAAAGGTCTCAATGAGTCCCTAGAGCTCTACTTTACATAGCATCTTGAGCATCCGTAGCGTGTGATGGCGATTCCCAATACCTCTGTAAAAAATTGACAGACCTTGCTTGTAGAAGCACATCGACGACTATTCTGGCGAGAGTAGAGCTTCAGGATGCTTCAGATGTTTCGTAGGACAGCTACACCAATGCTCTCGACAGCTTCGAAGCTTCTGGCGCCTCGCTCTTTGATTCAAATGAGTGCTATCAGGGCGTTTCATAATACGGCTACTGCTCGTGAAAAGAGTGTTGAAACCTCGAAGCAGCTGGATGTGGGTCCTCTGAAGCTTTCCAACGAACTTTATGCCATCTTCAGAGTGCACAATCGTCCGTACCTGGTCACCAAAGGCGATAAAGTGATCCTTCCCTTCAAACTAAAGCAGGCCGATGTAGGCGACACACTTAACCTCACCGACGTGATAACGCTAGGATCTCGAAACTACAAGCTGGTAGACTACCCAATTGACCACTCGCTGTACACTTTGAAAGCTACGGTGTTGGAGAAGACCAAGAGGGCATTTGAAGTGAGAGAAGTCACCAAAAGGAGAAACAGGAAGGTACGCCACGCCAAGAGTAAAGGAGACTTGACAGTAATAAGGATCTCCGAGCTGAAGGTGAATTGACTGCTCAATGCTCTTCTGTCTCAGTACTGGTATAGTCTTGTAAATAAATAATATTAGCATCCTAATCAAAAAGGTTCGCCCTTCCCGATCAGATCACAATCAAACTCCAAGTGTAAGGGAATATCCATAGAGGCTTCCACCGGACATCTCTGGTTGGTGTGTGGATTGGATGCCAttcctgaagaagataacTGGGAGCAGTCACTCGCATTCGAGGTCAGGCTCGGCTTCATCGATCAAGACATGGTCTGTGGAATCGCCGTCAAGCTCGGATAAATACGGATCAAGACCTTCCAAGGGGCCAAAGAAGCCGACGACTTTCGATTACCGTAGTTCTGTGGCGAGTTCCGGATCTTATGGAAGCGCCAGTGGCTATACTCAAAGGCTGCCTGCAGCTCAGAATGCGGAAGTGGGATCATACGGATCAGAGCTTACGGGATCCTCGCAACTCTGTGGTAAGCATGTTACAGACTCCACTGATGGTGGCTCCGATTCAAGGAAATCTTCAGGTGGCAGTGTGAATAGTCTTTCAGTTAATAGGCTAATTCTATCGTGGGATACTACAGATCCTGATGAATGGACGGTACAACGTGTGTTATCGTGGTTGAAGTTTCACGAATTTCCCGAGTCATGgatcaacttcttcaggAAACAGCAGTTGTCAGGTCACAACTTTATCAAGCTCCTGGCATATGAGAACTTTGCAGTATATGAGAAATATCTGCCACAGTCAAGCAATGCCTCCTACTCGagctttcaacagcttctAAAACAAACTATGAGCAAGAATGTCACTGATAATCACATCCGGCAGCGAAGTTTAGGGAAATCTAAGGATTCTACGAGCTCGAATGAATCTCTAAGGGCAAGACCAAAGAAGGTTCATacacaagaagaactctTGAGCTCGAGATCGACTTCAGAATCTGCTCTGTTGTCGACGAAATCTCAATCTTTGAGTGAAGACGAAAAGACGATGAGCAGCGTGCCTTTACGATCTCACCAGAAGACGACCAGCACTAGCGCCCTTTATAGAAGAAGTTTGATATCACTGAGGGGATCAACGTCAGGCAACTTACTCGAGGGGAAAACTCCCTCGAGCATCAAATTAAGCATACCCTCGAGGCCTCATTCGATTGTCGACACGAGTGAGCCGTCAGCAAAATCGGGCTCTCCTCCTAGTTCCCCATATTATTCCGGCATCTTCAGAAGGCATCAAAAGAGCAGCTCATCAGAGTCTTCATTGTTGAATACTCTTTTTGGCTCAGCATCAAACAGCAACCTCTCTgatgactttgaaaagctcaaCAATCTTAAGTCTGATGTCACGATCGATAACCTGTCGAAAAGTAAGCCCAATCTGAATGAACCGAATTCTTCGATCTCCTCCAAACAGTCCTCAGGCATAGcggaagagaaaagctctCTGTGGGGCAAGCTGAGGCGCAGAAGCCAGTTGGTCGGTCTTAACAACTTCCCTCAGACCCCTCAAATGCAAGTTACGCAACCAAAAGCTACAAGCTTAGGAAATACTGAAGTGGAGTGGGCCGCAACATCTTCAGATGCAAGCGTTGGCACGTTGACGCCAGGTAATGCTGATCTCATTGCTCAAGGAGCCTCCTTAGGCACTCCTCGCAATAATCATACTCGAAAGCTCGATGAAGGCAACAACTACAGTCCCAATTCTTTCCTCCTGGATAAGAAATTCTACCCGTGGAGAAA
The nucleotide sequence above comes from Torulaspora globosa chromosome 6, complete sequence. Encoded proteins:
- the GSH1 gene encoding glutamate--cysteine ligase (ancestral locus Anc_1.265), encoding MGLLSLGTPLEYLESRKHNEDVRDDGIEQLLYVFKAASRRDGDPLYWGDEVEYMMIEFDDFGKNATLDVRHDEVLTALNTDDYALCVAHNVHFHPEYGRFMLEATPNAPFKGYPGKYVEFNMRQRRVVAGMAYDRLAKGESGRFGILTLATFPRMGCPDSINVASPWDHKNMASCSLFLPDEVINRHIRFPTLTKNIRTRRGEKVCIHVPMYKDEKTPDADDTVYRRDWFPREDAESELAARPGYIYMDSMGFGMGCSCLQTTFQAPNLDKARYLYDSLANFAPVLMAASAASPIFKGWLADQDVRWSVISDAVDDRTPRERGVEPLLPKCNKGGFGAIAPELHDKVQRIPKSRYSTVDLFLGGNKFFKRSYNDTDVPVNEKVLSRLQENHIAPLDYDLARHFAHLYIRDPLVIFQESIQQDNQNSTNHFENIQSTNWQTLRLKPPTQESVPENKDKLGWRVEFRPLEIQLTDFENAAYSLFTFLLADFFLTFTEEINAYMPMSQIWVNMDRAHKRDSLINTKFFWKDSFESDGSKTSELTIDDIFHSESNGIFPRFINPILIHRGFIHKSWEELKMSADHLRLYYYLKLISDRASGKLPSTAKFLRDFVLNHPSYERDSRVNKTVNYDMLQMCSHISNLDDSRGELAQFLGNEIAMYLVNSRL
- a CDS encoding uncharacterized protein (ancestral locus Anc_1.267), with translation MNFLWKSKSDSSKSPVAKNSKQNGASGFFPENEIVSFEQPKKSSGTPYSLKEFPRIVEHQFGESLGNRTRLLRELANTETLELGPPDMVHVTLFDNFYKEEIGEYFYITGVDMSSESMPLAFLKMLKFDRSERQQTNESQVSTYCCVNIFRQLDIRIRYESEKSYQVSAVDCRTGTGIVQVNDEIWEETFVSCCLRSVITNVDPVRKLPGLVEYPLAVSHGGASSCLRLIRTLCKFLPRFLECGWDSSRSVHPTVLHNYLTETLLTFLSVAPGLADQTIEILEALEETDPENKLYYSTVIIAVMEQDGERDLDMISRMNGLIEPLLSQLDAAAPRDSDALLVVNCLSEILNLQAKFLIKRGDLGLATSVAKTSCELSSDSFESWFYLSRCYILQGDYERALITINCMPHLPEFNKMKRALCYDPSLVGYYKRPLGNSVPRCDLNSVEMNNLSATLKISKDEKLREIIFGRIAMPNESERGRISEIWDQACLNFGPVYGPHSHNLINFASPTEVKSVADLRLLARSTMAKQLSWFRDRVYELLMEITTKTGWNGLLQLRSKLFVMEKEYDGDGLAKIGAGDKMSTGLKKKRLCERWLDQLFLDLYEDLRISTSSEGRGDVMYNGLEWELLGIILLRTWQWQDAVTCLTTSIMARFDIVSCRKLLELYMRRTDTVTISFDPDTILELLTQKISYESRFYDNFQILNLQVLYRLSEDLGIEIVRNRVKILPFAERGIIALVESMLDWIKEMGCDSR
- the SAP185 gene encoding Sap185p (ancestral locus Anc_1.268); this encodes MSGSFWKFGQDYSTESAISKLLNKAFIKISEENRSENEEMARGLSYERRGEAADANDEDLRESRGKEGLSQTEGCEHNEEEGQVLDDEEEEEDGEGHNSILGRSDDNIEDNEFSQNSLPTNEAAYAIYAPNLDVLDELLDDEELYTELMCSNFKLLIYLKYPEVLGKLIDYVINQNIAEENREGPVLPEEISGDPVILQELEQPKQKKADEEHEEEARKEIDSASEVSEETSLTLPPESEEQIESRRACMAAEILSADVWPISSAIMENADLLSKLWSIMDHSPLTIVASTYFMKINERLLDMDITSMMDFILKQQNIVERFLAHVANPPLMDFLLKVISTDKPDTPTGIIDTLKKQDLIPKLLDHLNPEYSTAVQSAAGDFLKAFVTISANSNNELASGIGPNELTRQLVSEEMMEKLIKIMLKGGTSLSNGVGIIIELIRKNNSDYDFVQVMYTTLETHPPSDRDPIYLGHLVKLFARYMPLFKDILVQTTLPPLETPFGSIEPLGFERFKICELVAELLHCSNMTLINEPNGESTVRERDIARIKVLQSEKVNDSTYNMEAHNDEESETKELDEQIVAKLNSLRLESDEGEVINSETATEESDDTAQGESNDVEVHSEESSDSEVTEKSLRENPIVGDQLKIALHDTEIISTILGMFFRFAWNNFLHNVVFDIVQQIFNGPLKTGYNRFLLADLLVQANITKLIMDGDKKCADYEKETGLRLGYMGHLTLIAEEVAKFSAYVEEMKVVFSDPAISESLNEPSWKEYTETVLAETREKYNTVLGDFADDEEEEENPDDSINEHDADEEAVIQENYNDQQGGLNGLKSYRSFLESAHEGDDAERNDLEGSRYYEYINGDGTKSRLHLDPSVDYDVPEEGAEELLPNEDCPADDDNQFSNYMSHQLGRNFTGSTHYDDDGFADDQEEEEEEEEEEEAEGEEEPWAAASSAFSLNGKSRRSLPSKAETYGKNVFEHQFELEGEDDYMDPNDDGQSYAKPNHPLYSNLITPTTSHRPGEALYSKDEAEDDISDDSDAELEEMGSHGDLKGTSSEGDSEHGYSLCRSTSKDNLPWDECERDRLMEVVNYNRQQNAGQ
- the PHS1 gene encoding enoyl-CoA hydratase PHS1 (ancestral locus Anc_1.269), which translates into the protein MGNIKMPLKSGKTAMPRKVSSPFRFLPLYNFLSALSWGFILYNVVSIFPKVGQPQFYSDTKQFVTYIQCGAVIEILNSALGIVRSPLLTTCAQVASRLLVVLGIFQCVPDTEAAKTILYVTLLTAWSITEVVRYLFYFCTLCFKNGPPVPLTFLRYNLFLVLYPLGVASELLIIHSALPLAESTYGAPYKWALIAGMLAYVPGFPVLFGHMLAQRKKVMKSLSNAGYDKTK
- the MRPL49 gene encoding mitochondrial 54S ribosomal protein bL21m (ancestral locus Anc_1.270), with the protein product MLQMFRRTATPMLSTASKLLAPRSLIQMSAIRAFHNTATAREKSVETSKQLDVGPLKLSNELYAIFRVHNRPYLVTKGDKVILPFKLKQADVGDTLNLTDVITLGSRNYKLVDYPIDHSLYTLKATVLEKTKRAFEVREVTKRRNRKVRHAKSKGDLTVIRISELKVN